The Labrus mixtus chromosome 16, fLabMix1.1, whole genome shotgun sequence genome window below encodes:
- the LOC132990781 gene encoding oxysterol-binding protein-related protein 3-like isoform X1 codes for MTSLSPTHSDSSGSSKHDSNQYCVCVSLQDSWEIVEGLRGAPASMQEPDRQEGLLLKRRKWPMKGWHKRYFVLEKGILRYAKRDTDLKKGKLHGRIDVGLSVMSIKKKAMCIDLDTEDNIYHLKVKSPELFEEWVSKLRNHRVFRQNEIAVYPHERHLFHPHASSSPSLNDSLRKRATLTKQASIQQAKVNSWLHSSEDMDKCSKDLEECESYLLELNLLLKSMEVLHRTYSAPAISALPGSNFDIPKKEKRPRRWRSKNNGKETKATLQVPSCISSQSPRLHASNPNLSTTESNTQEVCPESPDSPTDVSRLQEDFCQLANNIHATLKSAFSSLAAEKDRLKQTLQAPQPAQVMGLKSAYSSVSVSVIQIIMGLHHTSHMSFTFSPGICFTHFACSHYQESPSGSHSLVHQTSNESRASIPESISEFFDAQEYLLSSSSSENEVSDDDSYISDVSDSVSMDTYSNEGGSERHNSVSSVVTLARRRSTLPSTSPTSSVSLWNILKNNIGKDLSKVAMPVQLNEPLNTLQRLCEEMEYSELLDTANQTHDPYQRMVYVATFAISAYASSYHRAGSKPFNPVLGETYECDRPDKGFRFIAEQVSHHPPVSACHSDSKNFSFWQDVRWKNKFWGKSMEIVPMGTTHVTLPAFGEHYEWNKVTSCIHNILSGQRWIEHYGEMSIKNINSDVCQCKVTFVKAKSWSSTVNEIEGVVTDSNGKVMHSIFGKWHDSIFQGDPPAATCIWRTNPMPVDQEQYYGFTQYAVELNELDPTLRLLLPPTDTRFRPDQRFLEEGNTEEAEEQKQRIEQLQRERRKVLQENNLTHQPHFFKKSKDDTWVSNNTYWETRRDPGFSISDFPVLW; via the exons ATGACGTCGCTGTCGCCCACTCACAGTGACAGCAGCGGCTCCTCGAAGCATGACAGTAACCAG tactgtgtctgtgtgtccctgcAGGACAGCTGGGAGATTGTCGAGGGGCTCAGGGGGGCTCCAGCCAGCATGCAGGAGCCCGACAGACAGGAGGGCCTCCTGCTCAAGAGAAGGAAGTGGCCCATGAAGGGGTGGCATAAG AGGTACTTTGTGTTGGAGAAAGGCATCCTGAGGTATGCAAAGCGGGACACTGAT CTGAAGAAGGGGAAGCTCCATGGCCGCATCGACGTCGGCCTCTCGGTCATGTCAATCAAGAAGAAAGCTATGTGCATCGACCTGGACACTGAGGATAACATCTATCACTTAAAG GTGAAGTCTCCAGAGCTGTTCGAGGAGTGGGTGTCAAAGCTGCGTAATCACCGCGTGTTTCGGCAGAACGAGATTGCTGTGTATCCCCATGAGAGGCACCTCTTCCACCCACACGcctcatcctccccctccctcaacGACTCCCTTAGAAAA AGGGCTACTCTGACAAAGCAGGCGTCAATCCAGCAGGCGAAGGTCAATTCTTGGCTCCATTCCTCAGAGGACATGGATAAGTGCAGCAAAG ACTTGGAAGAATGTGAGTCGTACCTGCTGGAACTCAACCTACTGCTGAAGAGTATGGAGGTCCTCCATCGCACTTACTCAGCCCCAGCCATTAGTGCACTACCA GGGTCTAATTTTGACATCCCCAAAAAGGAGAAGAGGCCAAGGAGATGGAGATCCAAAAACAACGGAAAAGAAACCAAAGCCACACTACAG GTCCCAAGCTGCATCTCCTCCCAATCTCCTCGCCTCCACGCCTCCAACCCGAACCTCTCCACCACGGAATCGAACACTCAGGAAGTCTGTCCCGAGTCCCCAGACTCACCTACAGATGTGTCCcgtttacaggaggacttctgcCAGCTGGCCAACAACA TCCACGCCACACTGAAATCAGCCTTTAGTTCCCTCGCAGCAGAAAAAGACAGACTGAAACAAACCCTGCAGGCCCCACAGCCGGCACAGGTCATGGGTCTGAAGAGCGCCTATTCCTCAGTGAGTGTCTCTGTGATTCAGATTATCATGGGTCtgcatcacacatcacacatgtcCTTTACATTTTCACCAGGGATCTGTTTCACCCACTTCGCTTGTTCTCATTATCAGGAAAGTCCAAGTGGATCCCACTCTTTGGTTCACCAGACGTCCAATGAGAGCAGAGCATCAATCCCAGAGTCCATCTCCGAGTTTTTTGATGCTCAGGAgtacctcctctcctcttcctcctcggaGAATGAA GTATCTGACGACGACTCGTACATCAGTGATGTCAGTGACAGTGTTTCCATGGATACCTACAGCAATGAGGGAGGAAGTGAGAGACACAACTCTG TTAGCAGTGTGGTGACCTTGGCTCGTCGGCGCTCCACACTGCCCTCTACCAGCCCGACCAGCAGCGTGAGCCTGTGGAACatcctgaaaaacaacattggTAAGGACCTGTCCAAGGTGGCCATGCCGGTGCAGCTGAATGAGCCGCTCAACACCCTGCAGAGGCTGTGTGAGGAGATGGAGTACAGCGAGCTGCTGGACACCGCCAACCAGACCCATGATCCCTACCAGCGCATG GTGTATGTTGCTACTTTTGCAATATCTGCATATGCGTCCTCCTACCACCGAGCAGGAAGTAAACCCTTTAACCCGGTCCTGGGAGAGACGTACGAGTGTGACCGGCCGGACAAAGGCTTCAGGTTTATAGCTGAACAG GTGAGTCATCACCCTCCTGTGTCAGCTTGTCACTCTGATTCAAAGAACTTCAGCTTTTGGCAAG acgtccgatggaaaaataaattctgGGGCAAATCCATGGAAATTGTTCCCATGGGAACCACCCATGTCACGCTACCTGC CTTCGGGGAACACTATGAATGGAACAAAGTGACGTCCTGCATCCATAACATCCTGAGCGGTCAGCGCTGGATAGAACACTACGGAGAGATGTCTATCAAGAATATCAACAGTGATGTTTGCCAGTGCAAAGTCACATTTGTTAAG GCTAAATCCTGGAGCTCTACGGTGAACGAGATAGAGGGCGTGGTCACAGATTCAAATGGAAAAGTCATGCACTCCATTTTTGGAAAGTGGCACGACTCCATTTTTCAAGGAGACCCACCTGCGGCCACCTGTATCTGGAGGACAA aTCCCATGCCAGTGGACCAGGAGCAGTACTACGGCTTCACCCAGTACGCAGTGGAGCTGAATGAGCTGGACCCCACCCTGAGACTTCTTCTGCCCCCCACAGACACACGCTTTAGACCGGACCAGAG GTTTCTGGAGGAGGGGAACACAGAAGAAGCTGAGGAGCAGAAACAACGAATCGAGCAGCtccagagggagaggaggaaagtgCTGCAGGAAAACAACCTGACCCACCAGCCACACTTCTTCAA gaAGTCTAAAGACGACACGTGGGTGAGCAACAACACGTACTGGGAGACCCGCAGAGACCCCGGCTTCAGTATTTCTGACTTCCCTGTGTTGTGGTGA
- the LOC132990781 gene encoding oxysterol-binding protein-related protein 3-like isoform X3 — MTSLSPTHSDSSGSSKHDSNQYCVCVSLQDSWEIVEGLRGAPASMQEPDRQEGLLLKRRKWPMKGWHKRYFVLEKGILRYAKRDTDLKKGKLHGRIDVGLSVMSIKKKAMCIDLDTEDNIYHLKVKSPELFEEWVSKLRNHRVFRQNEIAVYPHERHLFHPHASSSPSLNDSLRKRATLTKQASIQQAKVNSWLHSSEDMDKCSKDLEECESYLLELNLLLKSMEVLHRTYSAPAISALPGSNFDIPKKEKRPRRWRSKNNGKETKATLQVPSCISSQSPRLHASNPNLSTTESNTQEVCPESPDSPTDVSRLQEDFCQLANNIHATLKSAFSSLAAEKDRLKQTLQAPQPAQVMGLKSAYSSESPSGSHSLVHQTSNESRASIPESISEFFDAQEYLLSSSSSENEVSDDDSYISDVSDSVSMDTYSNEGGSERHNSVSSVVTLARRRSTLPSTSPTSSVSLWNILKNNIGKDLSKVAMPVQLNEPLNTLQRLCEEMEYSELLDTANQTHDPYQRMVYVATFAISAYASSYHRAGSKPFNPVLGETYECDRPDKGFRFIAEQVSHHPPVSACHSDSKNFSFWQDVRWKNKFWGKSMEIVPMGTTHVTLPAFGEHYEWNKVTSCIHNILSGQRWIEHYGEMSIKNINSDVCQCKVTFVKAKSWSSTVNEIEGVVTDSNGKVMHSIFGKWHDSIFQGDPPAATCIWRTNPMPVDQEQYYGFTQYAVELNELDPTLRLLLPPTDTRFRPDQRFLEEGNTEEAEEQKQRIEQLQRERRKVLQENNLTHQPHFFKKSKDDTWVSNNTYWETRRDPGFSISDFPVLW, encoded by the exons ATGACGTCGCTGTCGCCCACTCACAGTGACAGCAGCGGCTCCTCGAAGCATGACAGTAACCAG tactgtgtctgtgtgtccctgcAGGACAGCTGGGAGATTGTCGAGGGGCTCAGGGGGGCTCCAGCCAGCATGCAGGAGCCCGACAGACAGGAGGGCCTCCTGCTCAAGAGAAGGAAGTGGCCCATGAAGGGGTGGCATAAG AGGTACTTTGTGTTGGAGAAAGGCATCCTGAGGTATGCAAAGCGGGACACTGAT CTGAAGAAGGGGAAGCTCCATGGCCGCATCGACGTCGGCCTCTCGGTCATGTCAATCAAGAAGAAAGCTATGTGCATCGACCTGGACACTGAGGATAACATCTATCACTTAAAG GTGAAGTCTCCAGAGCTGTTCGAGGAGTGGGTGTCAAAGCTGCGTAATCACCGCGTGTTTCGGCAGAACGAGATTGCTGTGTATCCCCATGAGAGGCACCTCTTCCACCCACACGcctcatcctccccctccctcaacGACTCCCTTAGAAAA AGGGCTACTCTGACAAAGCAGGCGTCAATCCAGCAGGCGAAGGTCAATTCTTGGCTCCATTCCTCAGAGGACATGGATAAGTGCAGCAAAG ACTTGGAAGAATGTGAGTCGTACCTGCTGGAACTCAACCTACTGCTGAAGAGTATGGAGGTCCTCCATCGCACTTACTCAGCCCCAGCCATTAGTGCACTACCA GGGTCTAATTTTGACATCCCCAAAAAGGAGAAGAGGCCAAGGAGATGGAGATCCAAAAACAACGGAAAAGAAACCAAAGCCACACTACAG GTCCCAAGCTGCATCTCCTCCCAATCTCCTCGCCTCCACGCCTCCAACCCGAACCTCTCCACCACGGAATCGAACACTCAGGAAGTCTGTCCCGAGTCCCCAGACTCACCTACAGATGTGTCCcgtttacaggaggacttctgcCAGCTGGCCAACAACA TCCACGCCACACTGAAATCAGCCTTTAGTTCCCTCGCAGCAGAAAAAGACAGACTGAAACAAACCCTGCAGGCCCCACAGCCGGCACAGGTCATGGGTCTGAAGAGCGCCTATTCCTCA GAAAGTCCAAGTGGATCCCACTCTTTGGTTCACCAGACGTCCAATGAGAGCAGAGCATCAATCCCAGAGTCCATCTCCGAGTTTTTTGATGCTCAGGAgtacctcctctcctcttcctcctcggaGAATGAA GTATCTGACGACGACTCGTACATCAGTGATGTCAGTGACAGTGTTTCCATGGATACCTACAGCAATGAGGGAGGAAGTGAGAGACACAACTCTG TTAGCAGTGTGGTGACCTTGGCTCGTCGGCGCTCCACACTGCCCTCTACCAGCCCGACCAGCAGCGTGAGCCTGTGGAACatcctgaaaaacaacattggTAAGGACCTGTCCAAGGTGGCCATGCCGGTGCAGCTGAATGAGCCGCTCAACACCCTGCAGAGGCTGTGTGAGGAGATGGAGTACAGCGAGCTGCTGGACACCGCCAACCAGACCCATGATCCCTACCAGCGCATG GTGTATGTTGCTACTTTTGCAATATCTGCATATGCGTCCTCCTACCACCGAGCAGGAAGTAAACCCTTTAACCCGGTCCTGGGAGAGACGTACGAGTGTGACCGGCCGGACAAAGGCTTCAGGTTTATAGCTGAACAG GTGAGTCATCACCCTCCTGTGTCAGCTTGTCACTCTGATTCAAAGAACTTCAGCTTTTGGCAAG acgtccgatggaaaaataaattctgGGGCAAATCCATGGAAATTGTTCCCATGGGAACCACCCATGTCACGCTACCTGC CTTCGGGGAACACTATGAATGGAACAAAGTGACGTCCTGCATCCATAACATCCTGAGCGGTCAGCGCTGGATAGAACACTACGGAGAGATGTCTATCAAGAATATCAACAGTGATGTTTGCCAGTGCAAAGTCACATTTGTTAAG GCTAAATCCTGGAGCTCTACGGTGAACGAGATAGAGGGCGTGGTCACAGATTCAAATGGAAAAGTCATGCACTCCATTTTTGGAAAGTGGCACGACTCCATTTTTCAAGGAGACCCACCTGCGGCCACCTGTATCTGGAGGACAA aTCCCATGCCAGTGGACCAGGAGCAGTACTACGGCTTCACCCAGTACGCAGTGGAGCTGAATGAGCTGGACCCCACCCTGAGACTTCTTCTGCCCCCCACAGACACACGCTTTAGACCGGACCAGAG GTTTCTGGAGGAGGGGAACACAGAAGAAGCTGAGGAGCAGAAACAACGAATCGAGCAGCtccagagggagaggaggaaagtgCTGCAGGAAAACAACCTGACCCACCAGCCACACTTCTTCAA gaAGTCTAAAGACGACACGTGGGTGAGCAACAACACGTACTGGGAGACCCGCAGAGACCCCGGCTTCAGTATTTCTGACTTCCCTGTGTTGTGGTGA
- the LOC132990781 gene encoding oxysterol-binding protein-related protein 3-like isoform X4, translating to MTSLSPTHSDSSGSSKHDSNQDSWEIVEGLRGAPASMQEPDRQEGLLLKRRKWPMKGWHKRYFVLEKGILRYAKRDTDLKKGKLHGRIDVGLSVMSIKKKAMCIDLDTEDNIYHLKVKSPELFEEWVSKLRNHRVFRQNEIAVYPHERHLFHPHASSSPSLNDSLRKRATLTKQASIQQAKVNSWLHSSEDMDKCSKDLEECESYLLELNLLLKSMEVLHRTYSAPAISALPGSNFDIPKKEKRPRRWRSKNNGKETKATLQVPSCISSQSPRLHASNPNLSTTESNTQEVCPESPDSPTDVSRLQEDFCQLANNIHATLKSAFSSLAAEKDRLKQTLQAPQPAQVMGLKSAYSSESPSGSHSLVHQTSNESRASIPESISEFFDAQEYLLSSSSSENEVSDDDSYISDVSDSVSMDTYSNEGGSERHNSVSSVVTLARRRSTLPSTSPTSSVSLWNILKNNIGKDLSKVAMPVQLNEPLNTLQRLCEEMEYSELLDTANQTHDPYQRMVYVATFAISAYASSYHRAGSKPFNPVLGETYECDRPDKGFRFIAEQVSHHPPVSACHSDSKNFSFWQDVRWKNKFWGKSMEIVPMGTTHVTLPAFGEHYEWNKVTSCIHNILSGQRWIEHYGEMSIKNINSDVCQCKVTFVKAKSWSSTVNEIEGVVTDSNGKVMHSIFGKWHDSIFQGDPPAATCIWRTNPMPVDQEQYYGFTQYAVELNELDPTLRLLLPPTDTRFRPDQRFLEEGNTEEAEEQKQRIEQLQRERRKVLQENNLTHQPHFFKKSKDDTWVSNNTYWETRRDPGFSISDFPVLW from the exons ATGACGTCGCTGTCGCCCACTCACAGTGACAGCAGCGGCTCCTCGAAGCATGACAGTAACCAG GACAGCTGGGAGATTGTCGAGGGGCTCAGGGGGGCTCCAGCCAGCATGCAGGAGCCCGACAGACAGGAGGGCCTCCTGCTCAAGAGAAGGAAGTGGCCCATGAAGGGGTGGCATAAG AGGTACTTTGTGTTGGAGAAAGGCATCCTGAGGTATGCAAAGCGGGACACTGAT CTGAAGAAGGGGAAGCTCCATGGCCGCATCGACGTCGGCCTCTCGGTCATGTCAATCAAGAAGAAAGCTATGTGCATCGACCTGGACACTGAGGATAACATCTATCACTTAAAG GTGAAGTCTCCAGAGCTGTTCGAGGAGTGGGTGTCAAAGCTGCGTAATCACCGCGTGTTTCGGCAGAACGAGATTGCTGTGTATCCCCATGAGAGGCACCTCTTCCACCCACACGcctcatcctccccctccctcaacGACTCCCTTAGAAAA AGGGCTACTCTGACAAAGCAGGCGTCAATCCAGCAGGCGAAGGTCAATTCTTGGCTCCATTCCTCAGAGGACATGGATAAGTGCAGCAAAG ACTTGGAAGAATGTGAGTCGTACCTGCTGGAACTCAACCTACTGCTGAAGAGTATGGAGGTCCTCCATCGCACTTACTCAGCCCCAGCCATTAGTGCACTACCA GGGTCTAATTTTGACATCCCCAAAAAGGAGAAGAGGCCAAGGAGATGGAGATCCAAAAACAACGGAAAAGAAACCAAAGCCACACTACAG GTCCCAAGCTGCATCTCCTCCCAATCTCCTCGCCTCCACGCCTCCAACCCGAACCTCTCCACCACGGAATCGAACACTCAGGAAGTCTGTCCCGAGTCCCCAGACTCACCTACAGATGTGTCCcgtttacaggaggacttctgcCAGCTGGCCAACAACA TCCACGCCACACTGAAATCAGCCTTTAGTTCCCTCGCAGCAGAAAAAGACAGACTGAAACAAACCCTGCAGGCCCCACAGCCGGCACAGGTCATGGGTCTGAAGAGCGCCTATTCCTCA GAAAGTCCAAGTGGATCCCACTCTTTGGTTCACCAGACGTCCAATGAGAGCAGAGCATCAATCCCAGAGTCCATCTCCGAGTTTTTTGATGCTCAGGAgtacctcctctcctcttcctcctcggaGAATGAA GTATCTGACGACGACTCGTACATCAGTGATGTCAGTGACAGTGTTTCCATGGATACCTACAGCAATGAGGGAGGAAGTGAGAGACACAACTCTG TTAGCAGTGTGGTGACCTTGGCTCGTCGGCGCTCCACACTGCCCTCTACCAGCCCGACCAGCAGCGTGAGCCTGTGGAACatcctgaaaaacaacattggTAAGGACCTGTCCAAGGTGGCCATGCCGGTGCAGCTGAATGAGCCGCTCAACACCCTGCAGAGGCTGTGTGAGGAGATGGAGTACAGCGAGCTGCTGGACACCGCCAACCAGACCCATGATCCCTACCAGCGCATG GTGTATGTTGCTACTTTTGCAATATCTGCATATGCGTCCTCCTACCACCGAGCAGGAAGTAAACCCTTTAACCCGGTCCTGGGAGAGACGTACGAGTGTGACCGGCCGGACAAAGGCTTCAGGTTTATAGCTGAACAG GTGAGTCATCACCCTCCTGTGTCAGCTTGTCACTCTGATTCAAAGAACTTCAGCTTTTGGCAAG acgtccgatggaaaaataaattctgGGGCAAATCCATGGAAATTGTTCCCATGGGAACCACCCATGTCACGCTACCTGC CTTCGGGGAACACTATGAATGGAACAAAGTGACGTCCTGCATCCATAACATCCTGAGCGGTCAGCGCTGGATAGAACACTACGGAGAGATGTCTATCAAGAATATCAACAGTGATGTTTGCCAGTGCAAAGTCACATTTGTTAAG GCTAAATCCTGGAGCTCTACGGTGAACGAGATAGAGGGCGTGGTCACAGATTCAAATGGAAAAGTCATGCACTCCATTTTTGGAAAGTGGCACGACTCCATTTTTCAAGGAGACCCACCTGCGGCCACCTGTATCTGGAGGACAA aTCCCATGCCAGTGGACCAGGAGCAGTACTACGGCTTCACCCAGTACGCAGTGGAGCTGAATGAGCTGGACCCCACCCTGAGACTTCTTCTGCCCCCCACAGACACACGCTTTAGACCGGACCAGAG GTTTCTGGAGGAGGGGAACACAGAAGAAGCTGAGGAGCAGAAACAACGAATCGAGCAGCtccagagggagaggaggaaagtgCTGCAGGAAAACAACCTGACCCACCAGCCACACTTCTTCAA gaAGTCTAAAGACGACACGTGGGTGAGCAACAACACGTACTGGGAGACCCGCAGAGACCCCGGCTTCAGTATTTCTGACTTCCCTGTGTTGTGGTGA
- the LOC132990781 gene encoding oxysterol-binding protein-related protein 3-like isoform X2 — MTSLSPTHSDSSGSSKHDSNQDSWEIVEGLRGAPASMQEPDRQEGLLLKRRKWPMKGWHKRYFVLEKGILRYAKRDTDLKKGKLHGRIDVGLSVMSIKKKAMCIDLDTEDNIYHLKVKSPELFEEWVSKLRNHRVFRQNEIAVYPHERHLFHPHASSSPSLNDSLRKRATLTKQASIQQAKVNSWLHSSEDMDKCSKDLEECESYLLELNLLLKSMEVLHRTYSAPAISALPGSNFDIPKKEKRPRRWRSKNNGKETKATLQVPSCISSQSPRLHASNPNLSTTESNTQEVCPESPDSPTDVSRLQEDFCQLANNIHATLKSAFSSLAAEKDRLKQTLQAPQPAQVMGLKSAYSSVSVSVIQIIMGLHHTSHMSFTFSPGICFTHFACSHYQESPSGSHSLVHQTSNESRASIPESISEFFDAQEYLLSSSSSENEVSDDDSYISDVSDSVSMDTYSNEGGSERHNSVSSVVTLARRRSTLPSTSPTSSVSLWNILKNNIGKDLSKVAMPVQLNEPLNTLQRLCEEMEYSELLDTANQTHDPYQRMVYVATFAISAYASSYHRAGSKPFNPVLGETYECDRPDKGFRFIAEQVSHHPPVSACHSDSKNFSFWQDVRWKNKFWGKSMEIVPMGTTHVTLPAFGEHYEWNKVTSCIHNILSGQRWIEHYGEMSIKNINSDVCQCKVTFVKAKSWSSTVNEIEGVVTDSNGKVMHSIFGKWHDSIFQGDPPAATCIWRTNPMPVDQEQYYGFTQYAVELNELDPTLRLLLPPTDTRFRPDQRFLEEGNTEEAEEQKQRIEQLQRERRKVLQENNLTHQPHFFKKSKDDTWVSNNTYWETRRDPGFSISDFPVLW; from the exons ATGACGTCGCTGTCGCCCACTCACAGTGACAGCAGCGGCTCCTCGAAGCATGACAGTAACCAG GACAGCTGGGAGATTGTCGAGGGGCTCAGGGGGGCTCCAGCCAGCATGCAGGAGCCCGACAGACAGGAGGGCCTCCTGCTCAAGAGAAGGAAGTGGCCCATGAAGGGGTGGCATAAG AGGTACTTTGTGTTGGAGAAAGGCATCCTGAGGTATGCAAAGCGGGACACTGAT CTGAAGAAGGGGAAGCTCCATGGCCGCATCGACGTCGGCCTCTCGGTCATGTCAATCAAGAAGAAAGCTATGTGCATCGACCTGGACACTGAGGATAACATCTATCACTTAAAG GTGAAGTCTCCAGAGCTGTTCGAGGAGTGGGTGTCAAAGCTGCGTAATCACCGCGTGTTTCGGCAGAACGAGATTGCTGTGTATCCCCATGAGAGGCACCTCTTCCACCCACACGcctcatcctccccctccctcaacGACTCCCTTAGAAAA AGGGCTACTCTGACAAAGCAGGCGTCAATCCAGCAGGCGAAGGTCAATTCTTGGCTCCATTCCTCAGAGGACATGGATAAGTGCAGCAAAG ACTTGGAAGAATGTGAGTCGTACCTGCTGGAACTCAACCTACTGCTGAAGAGTATGGAGGTCCTCCATCGCACTTACTCAGCCCCAGCCATTAGTGCACTACCA GGGTCTAATTTTGACATCCCCAAAAAGGAGAAGAGGCCAAGGAGATGGAGATCCAAAAACAACGGAAAAGAAACCAAAGCCACACTACAG GTCCCAAGCTGCATCTCCTCCCAATCTCCTCGCCTCCACGCCTCCAACCCGAACCTCTCCACCACGGAATCGAACACTCAGGAAGTCTGTCCCGAGTCCCCAGACTCACCTACAGATGTGTCCcgtttacaggaggacttctgcCAGCTGGCCAACAACA TCCACGCCACACTGAAATCAGCCTTTAGTTCCCTCGCAGCAGAAAAAGACAGACTGAAACAAACCCTGCAGGCCCCACAGCCGGCACAGGTCATGGGTCTGAAGAGCGCCTATTCCTCAGTGAGTGTCTCTGTGATTCAGATTATCATGGGTCtgcatcacacatcacacatgtcCTTTACATTTTCACCAGGGATCTGTTTCACCCACTTCGCTTGTTCTCATTATCAGGAAAGTCCAAGTGGATCCCACTCTTTGGTTCACCAGACGTCCAATGAGAGCAGAGCATCAATCCCAGAGTCCATCTCCGAGTTTTTTGATGCTCAGGAgtacctcctctcctcttcctcctcggaGAATGAA GTATCTGACGACGACTCGTACATCAGTGATGTCAGTGACAGTGTTTCCATGGATACCTACAGCAATGAGGGAGGAAGTGAGAGACACAACTCTG TTAGCAGTGTGGTGACCTTGGCTCGTCGGCGCTCCACACTGCCCTCTACCAGCCCGACCAGCAGCGTGAGCCTGTGGAACatcctgaaaaacaacattggTAAGGACCTGTCCAAGGTGGCCATGCCGGTGCAGCTGAATGAGCCGCTCAACACCCTGCAGAGGCTGTGTGAGGAGATGGAGTACAGCGAGCTGCTGGACACCGCCAACCAGACCCATGATCCCTACCAGCGCATG GTGTATGTTGCTACTTTTGCAATATCTGCATATGCGTCCTCCTACCACCGAGCAGGAAGTAAACCCTTTAACCCGGTCCTGGGAGAGACGTACGAGTGTGACCGGCCGGACAAAGGCTTCAGGTTTATAGCTGAACAG GTGAGTCATCACCCTCCTGTGTCAGCTTGTCACTCTGATTCAAAGAACTTCAGCTTTTGGCAAG acgtccgatggaaaaataaattctgGGGCAAATCCATGGAAATTGTTCCCATGGGAACCACCCATGTCACGCTACCTGC CTTCGGGGAACACTATGAATGGAACAAAGTGACGTCCTGCATCCATAACATCCTGAGCGGTCAGCGCTGGATAGAACACTACGGAGAGATGTCTATCAAGAATATCAACAGTGATGTTTGCCAGTGCAAAGTCACATTTGTTAAG GCTAAATCCTGGAGCTCTACGGTGAACGAGATAGAGGGCGTGGTCACAGATTCAAATGGAAAAGTCATGCACTCCATTTTTGGAAAGTGGCACGACTCCATTTTTCAAGGAGACCCACCTGCGGCCACCTGTATCTGGAGGACAA aTCCCATGCCAGTGGACCAGGAGCAGTACTACGGCTTCACCCAGTACGCAGTGGAGCTGAATGAGCTGGACCCCACCCTGAGACTTCTTCTGCCCCCCACAGACACACGCTTTAGACCGGACCAGAG GTTTCTGGAGGAGGGGAACACAGAAGAAGCTGAGGAGCAGAAACAACGAATCGAGCAGCtccagagggagaggaggaaagtgCTGCAGGAAAACAACCTGACCCACCAGCCACACTTCTTCAA gaAGTCTAAAGACGACACGTGGGTGAGCAACAACACGTACTGGGAGACCCGCAGAGACCCCGGCTTCAGTATTTCTGACTTCCCTGTGTTGTGGTGA